The following coding sequences lie in one Polluticoccus soli genomic window:
- a CDS encoding zinc metallopeptidase, with translation MGAYMGYYLLAGILFLVGMVVSSRLKSKFKEYSEIPLREGLSGKEVAERMLRENGIYDVTVTSSQGFLSDHYNPADKTVNLSPDVYAGTSIASTAVAAHECGHAVQHATAYSMLQLRSKLVPITQISTTLSQWIILAGIGFMGFGHGNQTLLLIGIILFSFSTIFSLVTLPVEYDASHRALRWMEASGLTTREEHDKAKDALKWAARTYVVAAISAVATLVYYILIFMNRRD, from the coding sequence ATGGGAGCTTACATGGGTTATTATCTGCTTGCCGGTATCCTGTTTTTGGTGGGTATGGTGGTAAGCAGCAGGCTGAAATCAAAATTCAAGGAGTATTCTGAGATACCCCTGCGCGAAGGTCTCAGCGGTAAAGAAGTGGCTGAACGCATGCTTCGGGAGAACGGCATTTATGACGTGACCGTTACCTCTTCGCAAGGCTTTTTGTCAGACCACTACAATCCCGCAGACAAAACTGTTAACCTAAGTCCGGATGTATATGCCGGCACCAGCATCGCTTCTACAGCGGTGGCGGCCCACGAGTGCGGCCACGCAGTTCAACACGCTACGGCCTATAGCATGCTGCAGCTGCGTAGCAAGTTGGTGCCCATTACACAGATCAGCACTACGCTTTCACAATGGATCATACTGGCGGGTATTGGTTTTATGGGCTTTGGCCATGGCAACCAGACACTGCTGCTGATTGGAATCATCTTATTTTCCTTCTCTACAATATTTTCTTTGGTTACCTTGCCTGTAGAGTATGATGCCAGCCATCGAGCATTGCGCTGGATGGAAGCTTCGGGGCTGACCACCAGGGAAGAGCATGACAAAGCGAAAGACGCCTTGAAATGGGCAGCTCGTACTTACGTAGTAGCAGCGATAAGCGCAGTGGCGACGCTCGTATACTACATACTAATTTTCATGAACCGTAGAGACTAA